The genomic window GAGCGTGATCGCGACGGAGCAGAATGCACCGACGAGCCGGTTCACGGGAGGCAGTATAGGCTCGCCGGGCGGAGACCGTCTCAGGGCGCGAGCGCCTCGGGCCTCCCGATCCGGATGATTCGCGGCTCGCGCGTCATGGCGTAGCCGTTCATCCGCAGGATGAGGTCGAGCGCCTGGTCCCACGGGACGTCCTCGAGCCTGACCGTCACGGAGCCGCGGACGCCCGGATCGACGACCACGTTGGCTCTGGCGATCTTCGAGAACGACAGGCAGACGTCGACGAGATCGGCGTCCTTCAGGTCGAGGGAAATCGGCGCGCCGCGAAAGCGTCGGCCGCTCTCGCCGATGACGACGACGCCGGACTTCGGCGCCGGCCGCGCCGTCGCGGGTCGCGCCTTCGCCGCGGCCAGGAGAAACAGGACCGCCGGGGTCATGCAACCAATATAACTCGCGAATGTCGAGCGATAGAATCGCAGCGGAGGCTCGAATGCCGGAGCGCACCGTTCGTTTTCCCGGACGCATCCTCTTCCTGACCGAGGACCCGGACCTGATCCGCCGGCAGCTCGCCGGCGAAGATCTCGACTGGAACCCCACGATTGCGCTCCGCGACGACATCTCGACCGACGAGATCACGCCCGGCTGGACCTGCTACTACTTCGACGAACGGCTCGGCGACTACCCGTACGTCGGCCTCACCTGCCGCGGCGAGAAGCCGATCGGCAAGGGGGACATCCGCGCGGGCGGTTTCTCCGTCTGCGTGTCGGGAAAGCGCCGGGGCAAGGGCTCCTCGCGCGAGCAATCGCCCTATGCCGAACGCTCCGCCGGAATCCGTCTCGTGATCGCCGAGAACATCGAGCGGATCTACCGCCAGAACTGCCAGAACCTGGGCGTCCTCACGTCGACGGACTTCGGCCTGCTCGACCGGATCCGGCGCGGCGAGGAGATCCCGCTCGCGGAGTTCTCGAAAGACGCGGACGCGATCACCCGCGAGATCGTCGAGCGCGGCGGGCTGTTCCCCTACAACGTCGCGCGTCTGGCGGGAGAAGTCGTCCCGCCGACGCCTTCGAGCGCTCCCGGCCCCATGACGCTCGCCGAGAAGATCCTCGCGCGGCACTTCGTCGCCGACGCGGCGACGGGGCGGCTCGGCGTGCCGTCGGTGCGCCCCGGCGACGCCGGCTTCGTCCGCACCGATTTCCGCTTCTCGCACGAATACGTGACGCCGATGGCGGCCTCCTTCTTCGAGACGAATCTCGGCGTCGACGCGAAGGTCTCCGATCCCGCTTCGATCCTCTTCTTCCGCGACCACCTCACGTTCCTGAAGTACGTCATGCCGCCCGACCGCGTCGCCGCGGGGCTCCTCGACGCCGCCAACGAGCTCGCCACGCGGCAGGCGGAGTTCGCGGAGAAGCAGGGAATCCGGCTCCACGGCGAGGTCGCGAGCGGCGGCTCGGAGGGGATCTGCCACTCGGTGATGTACCAGGACTACGCGCTGCCGGGACAGGTCATCATCGGATCGGATTCCCACACGCCCCATAGCGGGGCGCTCGGGTGCGTCGCGTTCGGCGTCGGGACGACGGACGTCTTCAACTCGTGGACGACCCGCGACGTGCGCGTGACCGTGCCGGAGTCCGTCCGGATCGAGATCCGCGGCGAGAAGCCGGCCGGCATCACCGCGAAGGACTTCATGCTCGCGATCCTCGCGCATCCCTACGTCAAGGAGGGAAAGGCGATCGGGAAGATCCTCGAGTACACGGGCGAAGCGGTGCGCGCCCTCTCGGTCGACGAGCGCGCGACGATGACGAACATGGCGGCCGAAGTCGGCGCGTTCACCGGCATCGTCGCGCCCGACGCGAAGACGGTCGACTTCCTCGCCGCGCACCGCGGGATGCCGAGGGCGGAGGCCGAGCGCCTCTGCGAGGGGCTCGCGTCGGACGCCGACGCCCGGTGGTCCGAGACCCTCGTCTTCGACGCCTCCCGGATCGACAGCATGGTCGCGCTCCCCGGAGACCCCGGCAACGGAAAGCCCCTCTCCGATCTCGGCGACGTGGCGATCGAGATCGCCTACGGCGGCTCGTGCACGGCGGGGAAGCGCTCGGACATGGACATGTACGCGGCCGTCTGCGCGGAGGCCGTGCGCCGGGGACGGAAAGTCGCCGACGGCGTGACGTTCTGGATCCAGTTCGGCTCGCAGGACGTCAAGCGCTACTGCGAGGAGAAAGGGTATCTGGCGCTCTTCGAGAAGGCGGGAGCGAAGACGATCGACCCTTCCTGCGGCGCCTGCATCAACGCGGGGCCGGGAGTCTCGACGCGCAAGGACCAGGTGACCGTCTCCGCGATCAACCGCAACTTCCCCGGCCGCTCCGGGCCGGGACAGATGTATCTGGCCTCGCCGTACACCGTCGCGGCCAGCGCATTCGAAGGAAAGATCGCCGCGTGGAAGCCCGCCGCAATCCGGTGATCAGGAGAGAGAGGGCGGAGCGACCTCGACGGGGGAATAGCCGCGCATACAAAGTTTACCGCCGCTTTGCTTCTCTCTCAGAAAGTTATCCGAACACATTCAGGTACGCCGGGACGCTCGTACGAGTCGCGCAATGCTCCAAATCAAGATCCACCCTTGTCCAAATCAAGATTCACCAAAGTAGGCTGTTGCACACAATTTCGAACAGAACGATCTCCCAAGGCGGGTTCTCGCAGAGAACCCGCTCGATTCCGTGAACGACGGCCAGCGCGATCGGCCGATGGACCGTAACCTGCGGTGGCGGCAAGAGGCTACCGATAACTTTGTAGACGAAAGCCGTCGGCCACGCTACGACCTTAAACGGGATCGTAAGGACGCGGCGAAGCCAATACAGGTCGATCGTTAGGATCCTCGTGCGTCTGTCGGAGGCCCAATAATGACAGATCGGTACGTTCGAGAACGTGACGTATTCGACGAATACCGCCAGCGTCAACCAGATAGCGCGGCGGGTTTTTGTCGAGAATGGACTCACCAATGCGCCGAATATTGTAGTAATTCCGATGACGCACCCGGCTGAGTAGCAAGCCCTCCCGTTCGTAAATCGCCGTCGAGAGCGACTCCGCTTCGAGCGCGGCGAGGCGCGAGCCCGGCGGGATGCGGGCGCCCGAGCCCGCGGCCGCGGCGTACCGGGGCGTACGTTTAGGCCGCGGGTCGCGACGCACGCGCCCGCCCGGCTCGATGCATCGCCGCGCCCCTCTCAACCGCGGACACCTAACTCCCTTATCAAGTACAGCAACGCCTGGCGCGTCATCCCCAGCTCCCTCGCCGCATGCGTGCGGTTGCCCGAGCACTTCGCGAGCGCCTGCTCGACCGTCCTCCGTCGGAACGCGTCCACCCGCTCCCGGTAGCTCCCCGTCGGCTCCTCGGCCGGCGCCTTGAGCTGAGGGAACGCGGCGCGGTCGAGCGTCGAGCCCGGATCGGCGAGCGCGGCCGCTTCCATGATCGCGTTCTCGAGCTGCCGCACGTTGCCCGGCCACGGACACGCGCGCAGCGCCGCGACGGCGGCGGGTGCCAGGCGGAGATTCCCCTTCCCGTACTCGGCCGCGTAGCGATCGACGAAGTGGCGGGCGAGCAGCGCGACGTCGCCGCCCCGCTGCCGGAGCGGAGGGAGGTCGATCGTCGCGACCTTGATCCGGTAGTAGAGGTCCTCGCGGAAGACGCCCGCCTCGACCGCCTTCTCGATGGGCCTGGCGGTCGCCGAGACGAGGCGGACGTCGACCGGCCGGTAGCGGTTCTCCCCGACCCGCTTGATCTCGCGCTCCTGGAGCACCCGGAGCAGCTTGGCCTGGAGCGCCGGGGAGAGGTCGCCG from Thermoanaerobaculia bacterium includes these protein-coding regions:
- a CDS encoding secretin and TonB N-terminal domain-containing protein, which encodes MTPAVLFLLAAAKARPATARPAPKSGVVVIGESGRRFRGAPISLDLKDADLVDVCLSFSKIARANVVVDPGVRGSVTVRLEDVPWDQALDLILRMNGYAMTREPRIIRIGRPEALAP
- a CDS encoding aconitase family protein — its product is MPERTVRFPGRILFLTEDPDLIRRQLAGEDLDWNPTIALRDDISTDEITPGWTCYYFDERLGDYPYVGLTCRGEKPIGKGDIRAGGFSVCVSGKRRGKGSSREQSPYAERSAGIRLVIAENIERIYRQNCQNLGVLTSTDFGLLDRIRRGEEIPLAEFSKDADAITREIVERGGLFPYNVARLAGEVVPPTPSSAPGPMTLAEKILARHFVADAATGRLGVPSVRPGDAGFVRTDFRFSHEYVTPMAASFFETNLGVDAKVSDPASILFFRDHLTFLKYVMPPDRVAAGLLDAANELATRQAEFAEKQGIRLHGEVASGGSEGICHSVMYQDYALPGQVIIGSDSHTPHSGALGCVAFGVGTTDVFNSWTTRDVRVTVPESVRIEIRGEKPAGITAKDFMLAILAHPYVKEGKAIGKILEYTGEAVRALSVDERATMTNMAAEVGAFTGIVAPDAKTVDFLAAHRGMPRAEAERLCEGLASDADARWSETLVFDASRIDSMVALPGDPGNGKPLSDLGDVAIEIAYGGSCTAGKRSDMDMYAAVCAEAVRRGRKVADGVTFWIQFGSQDVKRYCEEKGYLALFEKAGAKTIDPSCGACINAGPGVSTRKDQVTVSAINRNFPGRSGPGQMYLASPYTVAASAFEGKIAAWKPAAIR